From the genome of Sphingobacterium sp. UGAL515B_05:
CCCCGAGAATGGGCAAGGTCTCCCCTAAGACAAATTCCAACCTTGTACTGTCAAACTGCTGCTTGCAGCTTTCGAGAATATTAAGAATTTTGTTTCGCGGATCGATCAGTTCTGTTTTGAATGCTACATAATTAGATTGTGTGAGTTGATAAACCTTATCCATCATTTCTATTATCAGTCCAGTCGCATCGATGATATTCGTTGCCATTTTTCGCAACATCTCTTTCGGAAGATCGTCTTTCATCAACATCATCTGCGCAGCAAGCTTTATGGAAGAAAGAGGGTTTTTAAGATCGTGAGTCAATGTATAGCCAAACGTATCTAAGGCATTGTTTGATCTTACGAGCTCCTTATTGAGCTGAGCAATCTCCCCACCCCGTTGCGCAATAGCCTGTTGGGTTATTTGTGCAACTTTTTCAATGAAGGAAAGCTCCGTTTTTTTCCATTTAATAGACTTGCCTTTCATCGTTTCACGCCAGGCTTCAAATGATGTCCTGGGTGACGGAAACTCTATTTCCCTTTCGGAATCGTAATGATATATTTTTTCGGGTTTCCCTGCCCACACATCTTCATATACGTGCTCCTTGCGGAATAAATAGATGTACCATTTATTGCTGGGAAGAATATTTATCCGTAAAATACCAGGAAATATGAGCGATTGTACTGGGTCGGTCCTGTCAGGAACAAAATTTGATGTAAAAAATAAATCACTCTCGCCCTGTTTTTCTATATACAGATCAATCTGTCGTTGCTCTGATTCTGTCGGTACTACACCCCAAGTTTTGGAACCACGGTCATGTTTGATCACCAATCCGTCTGCCTCCACTATTTCCAAGATTTGCGGAGCGAAGCGTTCAAGCACGATTCCGATATCACTGTTTACTAATAATTCAGACTTCAGGTCACGTTCCATAACGCCCATAATAGTCTGCGCGACAAGATTTTCCCTTTGATATTCTGAAAGGTAATAATTTATAGCATACTGCGTTAAGAAGGCGCATAAGTGGCGTTGGGCAAGGTCCACAGTCAAAGCTAGACTATTCTGGCAGGCCACCAGCCCCCAGAGTCTTCCCTCGATAACGATGGAAAAACTGGCACTGGCACGT
Proteins encoded in this window:
- a CDS encoding ATP-binding protein, with product MRQLECHEEEIHLCGKIQYFGFLCIFNESGCVAASENLSALLDISMKEILGRSIEQLLPLISSEPELNLKEIEKQITGEIFTRFVERIRIKNVDYYLSIYRYDEKTYLEVEICSENHLKATRLFYYAKYLEEQHGNAWQSLTVLIRQIIGFDRVMVYRFEEDNSGQVIAESIADGMASLMGYRYPEFDIPAQARALYVKFPARHVADIEAPTIAIQGLEASEVDLTRCSLRALSPVHLQYLKNAGARASASFSIVIEGRLWGLVACQNSLALTVDLAQRHLCAFLTQYAINYYLSEYQRENLVAQTIMGVMERDLKSELLVNSDIGIVLERFAPQILEIVEADGLVIKHDRGSKTWGVVPTESEQRQIDLYIEKQGESDLFFTSNFVPDRTDPVQSLIFPGILRINILPSNKWYIYLFRKEHVYEDVWAGKPEKIYHYDSEREIEFPSPRTSFEAWRETMKGKSIKWKKTELSFIEKVAQITQQAIAQRGGEIAQLNKELVRSNNALDTFGYTLTHDLKNPLSSIKLAAQMMLMKDDLPKEMLRKMATNIIDATGLIIEMMDKVYQLTQSNYVAFKTELIDPRNKILNILESCKQQFDSTRLEFVLGETLPILGERTLLYQLFLNLIGNAIKYSSKKDQPRVEVYSEKHGHSVYYYIKDNGIGMDIQDDSNIFDIFKRLSNSQGFEGSGIGLSIVKRIADRLDAEVTVESDLGVGTTFCVKFRG